The DNA sequence CAGGGAGGGATCCCGATCCACCCGAATCTCTTCAAATGCCACCCCTTTACCTTCCAGCAAATGCTTGGCATTGACGCAGAACGGGCATATCGCCGTGGTGTACATCACTACTTTCGCCATTCTAACCTCCTGCGGATCAGCCTTTCACCAAGGGCATACCCTGGTTCTGCCACTCGGTAATACCGCCGGCCAGACGGCGTACATCAAAGCCTTTCTGCCCCAGGGTACGGCCGGCCGCCCCCGCGTGCTGACCGAGCTTGTCCGCCACCACGATGATCTTGTCCCGGTGCGGCGCCAATAGCTGCTCTGCCTCTGCCGTCACTTTTTTGTAGGGCAGGTTCAGCGCGCCGGAAATATGGCCGGCTTTGAACTCCGACGCCTCGCGCACATCCAGCAGCACCGCCTCCTCGTTGTTGAGCAGGCGGGTCACCTCAAACGCGGGAATGGGCTTGCCATTCTTGATGCGCTCGCGCATGGCGTACACCAGCATCAACACCGCCAGCGTGGTGATCAGAAGCCATTCTTGACTGACAAATACAAAAAATTCCACGTCTTCGCCTTCCTCAACTCGAATCGGGGAGAATCCGCGCACGGCTTACCCGAGGCGGAGCGCGCCGCAGTATACACTATCAGACGTCCTTTTCTCAGCGGCTGACGTAGAGTTACCACGGGTAACGCGTTAGAATGGACCTTTTGTACCCGGTTGCGACCCGCCGGGTACTGGCAATGGCCATTCCATTCGACCTTCATTCAGCGACTCAGAGAAGTGACCGTAACTATGACCGCTAACCAGACTGCTGCCAAAAAGCCTACCGTATTGATCGTTCTGGATGGCGTTGGCTACTCGGAAAAGACCGAGCACAACGCTGTGTACAGTGCCAACACCCCGGTTCTGGACCGCCTCTGGAAAGAGGCTCCGCACAGCCTGATCGCCACCTCCGGGATGGCGGTGGGCCTGCCGGAAGGCCAGATGGGCAACAGTGAAGTGGGCCACACCACCATTGGTGCCGGCCGAGTGGTCTACCAGAATTTTACCCGCATCAATAAAGCCATCGAAGATGGCGAGTTCGCCGAGAACCCGGCCTACGCCGCGGCCATCGACACAGCCAAAGACGCCGGCAAGGCCGTGCACGTGTTCGGCCTGCTGTCCGAAGGGGGCGTTCACAGTCACGAAGACCACATTTTTGCCATGGTGGACGCTGCCGCCAAACGCGGCGCCAAGGAAGTGTACCTGCACGCCTTCCTGGACGGCCGCGACACCGCCCCGCGCAGCGCCAAGGCCTCTCTCGAGAAAGCCGAAAAGCAGTTCGCCGAGCTGGGCGTTGGTCGGGTGGCCAGCATTGTCGGGCGCTACTTCGCCATGGACCGGGACAACAACTGGGATCGAGTAGAGAAAGCCTACAACGCCATGGCCTGCGGCACCGGCGAATTTACCGCCAAGACCGCCGTTGAAGGCCTGGCCGCCGCTTATGAGCGCGATGAAAACGACGAATTCGTCAAAGCGACCGTGATTGCCGGTGACGGCCAGGAGCCGGTCACGATGCAGGACGGCGATGTTGCCATCTTCATGAATTTCCGCCCCGACCGGGCCCGCCAGATCACCCGCGCCCTAATCGAGAGCGATTTCGACGGCTTCAAGCGTCAGTGCGAGCCCAAGCTGGCCGACTTCGTGATGACCACCGAGTACGCCTCGGACATCAAGGCCAACTGCGCCTTCCCGCCCCAGGAGCTGGTGAACTCCTTTGGCGACTACCTGGCCAAGCAGGGCAAAACCCAACTGCGCATTGCCGAGACCGAGAAATACGCCCACGTGACCTTCTTCTTCAACGGCGGCACCGAATCCGAGTTTGAAGGCGAGGATCGCATTCTGGTGCCCTCGCCGAAAGTGGCCACCTACGACCTGCAGCCAGAAATGAGTGCTCCGGAAGTGACCGACAAACTGGTCGAAGCCATCGAGTCCGGGAAGTACGACGCCATCATCTGCAACTACGCCAACGGCGACATGGTGGGCCACTCGGGCATCTTCGAAGCGGCGGTCAAATCCGTTGAAGCCGTGGATGAGTGCCTGGGACGGGTGCTCGACGCCACTCTGAAAGCGGGCGGCGAAGCGCTGGTGACCGCTGACCACGGCAACGTCGAGGAAATGTACGACCCCGAGTCCGGCCAGGTCAGCACCCAGCACTCCACCCTGCCGGTGCCCCTGATCTACGTCAGCTCGCGCAAAGGCAGCATCGCCGAAGGCGGCTCCCTGGCCGACCTGGCACCCACCATGCTGCACCTGATGGGCCTACCCCAACCCAAGGAAATGACCGGTCGCAACCTGGTCACCCTGAGCGAGTAATCCACAGATGGGGCGACCTCCCGGTCGCCCCATCGACGGCAAGGTTCCCCCCCATGATGATCGCTGCGCGTGTCCAAGGCCTCGGAAAGTACCTGCTCTGCCTGTGCCTGATCCTGAGCGGCGCTGCTCAGGCCAATGACCAGGCCGACTATGAAGCGCGAATGCAGGAGCTTCAGAAGACCATTGAGCAGTTGCAACAAGAACTGAAGAAAACCCAGGGCTCCCGGGATGAGCTCAAGGAACAGCTCGAATCCTCGGAATCCGATATTGGCGAGCTGCTCAAAAAAATTGAGCGCATCGAGTCCGACCTTGAGCAACAGAACAGCGACCTGCAGAGCCTGAAGCAGGAGCGCAACGAGCTGGATCAGTCCCGACAGGCTCAGCAGCAGGCCGTTGCCGAACAGGTCCAGGCCGCCTACTCCCTGGGCCGACAGAGCCAGATCAAGTTGCTGCTCAACCAGGAGAGTCCCCAGCGCGTATCGCGCCTGTTGCGCTATTACGATTACTGGCTGGAAGCGCGCACCGATAAAATCGAGCGCTACCTGGAGACGCTCTCCGAGCTGGATCGCATCGAGCCCCGCATTGTCCAGAAAACGGCTGAGCTGGCCCGCAACCGGGACCAACTGAAAGCACAACACGAACGCCTGGCCGAGCGCCAGGAAAGCCGCCGCCAGACCCTGGCTGCCCTGAATCAGCGCATCCGCTCCACCGATCAGGAGCTAGCGGACCTGCAGAAGGACCGGGAGCGGCTCCAGTCGCTGCTGGACGAAATGGTCGCCGCCGTCGCCGACCTGGAAATGCCCGGTGGCGATACCCCGTTCAGCCAGCGCAAAGGTCGCCTCCCCTGGCCGGCCCAGGGGTCGCTGCGACACCGTTTTGGCAGCGCTCAGCTGGACGGTCAGATCACCCGCAACGGCATTGTCATTGGTGCCAGCGAGGGAGAGCCGGTACTGGCCGTGCACCATGGCCGCGTGGTATTTTCCGATTACTTCCGGGGCCACGGACTTCTGTTGATTGTGGACCATGGCGAGGGCTATATGAGCCTGTACGCCCACAATCAAAGCCTGTACAAAGAGACCGGCGAGTGGGTCAGCGCGGGGGAGACCATTGCCAGCGTTGGCAACACGGGCGGCCAGATTCAGGCCGGCCTGTATTTCGAGATTCGACACCGGGGCAAACCCACCAACCCCATGCCCTGGCTGGCGCAGGCTTGATCGCCTCATCCGGGATACCGGCTATAGTGAATTATGCGCCATACTGATTGTCATATTGTCATCCCCACGGCCACGCTCGCGGGAACCGATCCACACCGGACCCTCAAGTCAGGAGAACCGGATGCTGTACGCTAATTTCAAACAGGCTGCCCTGGCGGTACTGTTCGCCACCCTATCACCGCTGGCGCTGTCCCAGTCCGTGACAGACACCGCCACGCCCGAAGAGCAGGGCCTGCTGCCGCTCGAGGAGCTGCGCACCTTCACCCGGGTATACGACCATATTCGCAATGGTTATGTGGAGGAGCTGTCGGACGCCGAGCTGCTGGAGTACGCGATCAAGGGCATGATCGCCGAGCTGGACCCACACTCGGCCTATCTGGATGAAAAGTCCTTCGAAGATCTACAGGAAAACACCTCCGGTGAGTTTGGTGGCATCGGGATCGAAGTCGGGATGGAAGATGGCTTCGTCAAGGTGATCGCACCGATTGATGATACCCCCGCCCAGAAGGCCGGCATCGAGCCGGGCGATCTGATCATTCGCCTGGATGACCAACCGGTCAAAGGCCTGAGTCTGAACGAAGCCGTGGAGAAAATGCGCGGCCCCAAAGGCAGCGACCTGACGTTGACCGTGGTGCGGGAGGGCATCGACCAGCCTTTTGAGGTCACCCTGACCCGGGACATCATCAAGGTCAGGAGTGTGCGCGTACGGGTTGAAGATGACCACTACGCGTACATTCGAATCGCCCAGTTCCAGGTCAGTACGGGCCAGGACATGATTGACGCGCTGGAAGACCTGCGCGCGGAGCACGACGATATCCGCGGCATTGTGCTCGACCTGCGCAACAACCCCGGGGGCGTGCTGCAGACGTCGGTGGAGG is a window from the Marinimicrobium koreense genome containing:
- a CDS encoding rhodanese-like domain-containing protein, yielding MEFFVFVSQEWLLITTLAVLMLVYAMRERIKNGKPIPAFEVTRLLNNEEAVLLDVREASEFKAGHISGALNLPYKKVTAEAEQLLAPHRDKIIVVADKLGQHAGAAGRTLGQKGFDVRRLAGGITEWQNQGMPLVKG
- a CDS encoding S41 family peptidase, with translation MLYANFKQAALAVLFATLSPLALSQSVTDTATPEEQGLLPLEELRTFTRVYDHIRNGYVEELSDAELLEYAIKGMIAELDPHSAYLDEKSFEDLQENTSGEFGGIGIEVGMEDGFVKVIAPIDDTPAQKAGIEPGDLIIRLDDQPVKGLSLNEAVEKMRGPKGSDLTLTVVREGIDQPFEVTLTRDIIKVRSVRVRVEDDHYAYIRIAQFQVSTGQDMIDALEDLRAEHDDIRGIVLDLRNNPGGVLQTSVEVADAFLNEGLVVYTEGRTENSDMRYYANEGEVAEDLPIVVLINDGSASASEIVAGALQDHGRAVVLGTRSFGKGSVQTVVPISETRAVKLTTALYYTPNGRSIQAQGIVPDVTVERARVTALRTGVRSTEADLAGHLGNANGGEESNTRTRKSEREARDDDIGDNQLHEAINMLKGLHIFQQRQKANLAQRLPPLSDSDNAPEHESGAE
- a CDS encoding murein hydrolase activator EnvC family protein; its protein translation is MMIAARVQGLGKYLLCLCLILSGAAQANDQADYEARMQELQKTIEQLQQELKKTQGSRDELKEQLESSESDIGELLKKIERIESDLEQQNSDLQSLKQERNELDQSRQAQQQAVAEQVQAAYSLGRQSQIKLLLNQESPQRVSRLLRYYDYWLEARTDKIERYLETLSELDRIEPRIVQKTAELARNRDQLKAQHERLAERQESRRQTLAALNQRIRSTDQELADLQKDRERLQSLLDEMVAAVADLEMPGGDTPFSQRKGRLPWPAQGSLRHRFGSAQLDGQITRNGIVIGASEGEPVLAVHHGRVVFSDYFRGHGLLLIVDHGEGYMSLYAHNQSLYKETGEWVSAGETIASVGNTGGQIQAGLYFEIRHRGKPTNPMPWLAQA
- the gpmI gene encoding 2,3-bisphosphoglycerate-independent phosphoglycerate mutase, which translates into the protein MTANQTAAKKPTVLIVLDGVGYSEKTEHNAVYSANTPVLDRLWKEAPHSLIATSGMAVGLPEGQMGNSEVGHTTIGAGRVVYQNFTRINKAIEDGEFAENPAYAAAIDTAKDAGKAVHVFGLLSEGGVHSHEDHIFAMVDAAAKRGAKEVYLHAFLDGRDTAPRSAKASLEKAEKQFAELGVGRVASIVGRYFAMDRDNNWDRVEKAYNAMACGTGEFTAKTAVEGLAAAYERDENDEFVKATVIAGDGQEPVTMQDGDVAIFMNFRPDRARQITRALIESDFDGFKRQCEPKLADFVMTTEYASDIKANCAFPPQELVNSFGDYLAKQGKTQLRIAETEKYAHVTFFFNGGTESEFEGEDRILVPSPKVATYDLQPEMSAPEVTDKLVEAIESGKYDAIICNYANGDMVGHSGIFEAAVKSVEAVDECLGRVLDATLKAGGEALVTADHGNVEEMYDPESGQVSTQHSTLPVPLIYVSSRKGSIAEGGSLADLAPTMLHLMGLPQPKEMTGRNLVTLSE